The Methanosarcina barkeri str. Wiesmoor DNA segment TCCTGAACTGCAGCACTGGAATTACTGTGATGGATTCTACTACTGATATATCAAATAACATAATAATCTCCAGTGCAAAATGCGGGCTCTCTATTCCAGACCGAGAGTTTGATGAACGAGTATATAACAACTACTTTAACAACACTATAAACGTAAGGCTGGGAAATCATGACAAGTATACCTGGAACAGTTCACGTGTCTCAGGTACTAATATTGTAGGCGGGCCATATTTGGGTGGCAATTATTGGGCAAACCCGAATGGAACCGGCTTTTCTGAAGCCTGTACGGATTCAGATGGAGATTGGATTTGCGATTCGCCTTACAATCTCAATGGAAGCGATTTCGATTTTCTTCCTCTTGCATCTATATCCAGAACACAGAATCCACCTGTTGCAAACTTCAGTATCAATATCACACAGGGACTTGCCCCTTTTTCAGTCCAGTTCACAGATTCTTCACAACATGCACTTCTATGGAACTGGGACTTTGACAATGATGGAAAATCAGACTCTACGGAAAAAGATCCAGTTTATGAGTATAAAGCTCCAGGAAATTATACTGTTAATCTGACAGTCAGCAACGCAAAAGGTACGGCCTCGAAAGCTCAGAAGATTATTGCACAGGATGCAAAGAGTCTTCCTGTAGCCGATTTCAGTGTTAATACTACAAAAGGCCAGGCCCCTCTTTCTGTTATTTTTACTGATCTTTCGCAAAATGTAGCAAAAAGAGCATGGGACTTTAATAATGATGGTATTACTGATTCTACAAACAAAACTGCAGTTTATACCTATACTTTTCCGGGAACCTATATTGTTAACCTGACCGTAGGCAATTCAAAAGGATCTTTCTCAAAGTTATTTCCGATAACAGTATCTCCTGTACGGCGTGTAGATGGGCAACTTATCCTTACTGAATATCAGATCACTACCAACGGAGTAAACCCGAGTCGACCTGCTATTTATAAGGATAGAATTGTATGGTCGGATAATCGCAATGGAAATCCTGATATTTATACGTACGACCTTTCCACTTCCATGGAAACTCAAATAACTACAATCAAATCATACGACTATTCCCCTGAGATCTATGGTGACAGAATAGTGTGGACTGATTATCGTAATGGAAACGGAGATATTTACCTGTACAACCTTTCTACTAAAAAGGAAACTCAGATCACTACTAATGAATCCGCCTCAAATCCTAAAATCTACGAAGATAAAATAATCTGGGTAGATTACCGCAATGGTGATATTCAAAACTTCTCAAATCCCGATATTTTCATGTACGATCTCTCTACTCATAATGAGACTCAAATTAGCAGCAGTGCCTCAGATGATTTTTCTCCTGACATATATGGAGACAGGATAGTGTGGTGCGCTAAACGACATGAGTCTGAAAACTCCAGTATCTACATGTATGATCTTTCTACTTCAAAGAATACAAAAATAACCACCAATGAATCACAACATATGAATCCTGTAATCTATGGTGATAGGATCATCTGGGAAGATTACCTTAACGAAAAACGCAGTATACACATATATAATCTCTCCACTTCTACAGAAACCCAGATTGCCACCAGTCAATCAGGCTATCATTGGCCTGCTATTTATGAAAACAGAGTCTTGTGGGCAGATTATCGTAATGGTCATATAGATATCTATATGTATGATCTCTCCACTCAGAAGGAAACTAGGATAACCACTAATGGATTATCATTTGCAGAGTCTGCTATTTATGGAGACAAGGTTGTGTGGACAGGCAACATCAATGGAAAAAGCAATATATACATGTGCATTATTTCGGAAGAGGGAAAGATACCAGAACCACCCATTCCAGACTTTTCTGCATTTCCTACTTCTGGAGGAGCACCATTAAAAGTATTATTTACTGACAATAGTACAGGTGGACCGACTTCCTGGCTCTGGGACTTTGGAGATGGCATTAATTCAAAGCATGCTTTAAATGCAACTCATACATTTAATGAACCAGGAAAGTATAATGTAAGCCTTATAGTAAACAATGCAAATGGTAGCGCCACTAAAACAATACCTGAATGTATTACAGTTTTCAAAAAGGAATGAATATCTTTTATACTGGAATAATGGAATAACGATGAGTAAGTAAATTCGGTAGCCAAGGCTGCTTCCTTTTTTCTCTTTTTATTTTCCTGATAGCCGACTCTGCTTTTTTTCTCTTCTTTTTTTCCTGATAGCCGGCTATGCTCCTTTTTTTTCAATTCACTTTCCTGATAATCAGTTTCTTCACAACTTTCTTTTTAGCCTCTCCGTTAATGTTTTCTCTTCCTTCATCTTCTGAAACTTCAATCCAGAGCCTGAAGTTATGATCATTGCCTGCTCCAAGATCTCGAATGCAGATTTCAAGAGGCTTATTCCTTGCAGGTTCTTTTTTTCCTCGGAGTTTCTGGTGAAAGGTTTTTGCGGCAGCTTTTTCGGGGGAAGGAGCAGAGATTACTCCAATCATTCCTCCGTTTTCGTCTGTAGCAATAAAAGTTTTTTCTTTTTTCTCCTGCGCTGCTGGAGTTTCCTGTTTTATGGTTTCCCGCCTGAGCTGACGCCTGACCCTGCTCAGAGCATCTTCTATGCTTCTTTTTTCAGGAGCTGGTCTCGAAGATCTAACTTCGGAGAGGTGTTTTTCTTTTCTCTCCGGCGGAATATAAGGATCTTTTCCAAGGAGTTCGTGCAGGAGCATGATTGCAGCATGTTTATCAAGGGGTTCGTTATTATTTCCACATTTTGGGGACTGAATACAGCTCGGGCAGCCGCTTTCACATGGACAGCTCTCTATTGCTTTTAAGGTGCCGTCAAGCACCTCTTCTATAAGGTCATAACCTTTTTCGGCGTACCCTACACCACCCCGGTGACCGTCGTAAATGAATATCCCGCTTTTGCCTCCAAGGTCAGGATGAGACGGTGTGGAAACTCCGCCTACATCGCTCCTGTCCACAAGCAGGTGAAGAGGATACATTGAAATCATCGCGTGCTCTATAGCATGAATTCCGCCTGCAAAATCCAGTTTATGCTCTCCTACAAGCTCCTGCAGCCTGTCCGGAAGCTTGAGCCAGAGAGCCATTGTCTGGAGGCTGACCGGCGGCATCTCAAGTGAATGAGCGCTCATTACATCATTACTCTGAGTCTGGATTTTCCTGTACCCTATAACCCTGTCAGTTACTTCAACTTCCCCAAGCCCGATTTCGACCTCCGACGCGTGCAAAAGCGGCTTTACAGCATAGGTCTCCTGCACAAGTACGGACGAGTCAATCATGGGTTTAGTATAATAGGTATCATGTGTTTTTATTGCATGGAT contains these protein-coding regions:
- a CDS encoding PKD domain-containing protein → MWVNKLTVFSAVAIFLITVVYSPASAREITVDNNGSGADFRSIQEAVNNSSSGDTVLVMPGTYNENIIVNINSLTIKSKSKNPEVLVKSLEENKSVFLITASNVTLSGFNITGAKGSYTYYPSGICLKNTRNCKITGNTLFENYLGVCLVNADYNIVSKNFLFNSSISLNEGSNMNNLRDNALEEGPISLSYSRYNTISENSLFNGSISMGESGMNNLTNNTIEKGSIFLAAWCSLNLISKNKILNGQGISIACCGGGDNISDNVISNCSTGVSTYDHGIDVINNSIIDCYRGIYIAQSPSRIHNNTILNCSTGITVMDSTTDISNNIIISSAKCGLSIPDREFDERVYNNYFNNTINVRLGNHDKYTWNSSRVSGTNIVGGPYLGGNYWANPNGTGFSEACTDSDGDWICDSPYNLNGSDFDFLPLASISRTQNPPVANFSINITQGLAPFSVQFTDSSQHALLWNWDFDNDGKSDSTEKDPVYEYKAPGNYTVNLTVSNAKGTASKAQKIIAQDAKSLPVADFSVNTTKGQAPLSVIFTDLSQNVAKRAWDFNNDGITDSTNKTAVYTYTFPGTYIVNLTVGNSKGSFSKLFPITVSPVRRVDGQLILTEYQITTNGVNPSRPAIYKDRIVWSDNRNGNPDIYTYDLSTSMETQITTIKSYDYSPEIYGDRIVWTDYRNGNGDIYLYNLSTKKETQITTNESASNPKIYEDKIIWVDYRNGDIQNFSNPDIFMYDLSTHNETQISSSASDDFSPDIYGDRIVWCAKRHESENSSIYMYDLSTSKNTKITTNESQHMNPVIYGDRIIWEDYLNEKRSIHIYNLSTSTETQIATSQSGYHWPAIYENRVLWADYRNGHIDIYMYDLSTQKETRITTNGLSFAESAIYGDKVVWTGNINGKSNIYMCIISEEGKIPEPPIPDFSAFPTSGGAPLKVLFTDNSTGGPTSWLWDFGDGINSKHALNATHTFNEPGKYNVSLIVNNANGSATKTIPECITVFKKE